The genomic stretch CCAGACCTCCATGGTTCCACTAGCGACGATCGATGACGCTGCGACTGCGTCAGTGTAGACATCCATGGTTCCATTAGCGATCGATCCAGACCTCCATGCCGATCGAGTAGAGCAGGATCGGATGTCGGAGACGACGTATACAGTATGTGCCCATGAACATTCACTCGCATCTCAGCACTGTCTCTCAACTGCTTCCCTCACCATCAGTAATACAATGCCCAACATATAGACCCCAAAAAACTGCTTCCCTCACCATTCAATTCTTCAGTGAGGGGAGGGAGACAGACCTACGACTAGTTATAGCTAGCTCGCTCTCGTGCtggcagtggcagtggcagACAACACCACATTGGACGTAGTACTGGCCGGAATGAGCGAGCAAGGATACCAGCGtgcatccatgcatgcatgtctgaGACCATCCTCCATCCATCCAGTCTTTATGCAGAATCGATCAAACGATTCTTGAGAATTCAGACTTTCAGACCATCATATGCATGGGACCGCAAATTGTTTGGCATCGTCGTTGTCAGCCTCCAACATCCTGAACAGTGAATGGGCACATGCCATGGACTACCGGGGCTACTGGCTCCGATCTCAtctgagcgagagagagagagaggcagagGTGAGAGTGTCGGTGGGTTCGGCAACCTCCCAGCGAAAGCGACCTCCTATTACTTCCTGTAGCAGATGGCAATGTGAGCAGCAGGCCAGTGGAGGCCATCCAAACCCAACCAACTAATATTACTTGGTTGCGTTCCATTCCATGCTACCACCCTGCTTTTCAATTATTATTAGTCAGTTAAGTTAATTATTGACTAATCCCAAAGTAGTCCTCCACGACAATGGCGTGCCACCTAACCCACACCCcgcctcatcttcttcttcttctcatcatcctccTCTCGCCCATGCATCAATATCCCTCCCGTTCCTTCTCCTTATCCACATGGCCAAACCAATCGAAGCAGCAGgaaaaatacatatatatatctttgtttCTAAGCAACAACATACACCAACGCCGCGAgagaatgatcatcatcatgcATGCCAAGGTGGCGTCCCGTCCTTTTGTGCCCTTTTTCCATGGGTTTGTTTCCTCATATTATATATTTCTTCTGGCCTGTGTATCTTTGCCACTGGATATGAATGTGTCGTTTTCTATAGTCTTTCAGGTCACATATAAACGGCGTTTTTGAGGTGCCTTAGATCACACACTTTAATTTGGCTACAAATTATCTTCTAcgcttttttatataaaaagaaGTTTGGATGTGTTAGCGGTGCTGTGGTCTTTTAATATATTTTCAGAAAAAATAATCCAATAGATATATTTTAATAAACGATATTGGTCAATGCTTAAAATAATTGACTTCAGATTTTCACATAACCCAAGACGTCTCTTGTTGTAACACTCTGGTGTTAAGTAATCTAAAACGTGACATGTCATCATTATGCATTAACctaaaaataagtttattttggttgattgtgcttagggaattaaagtgtgtctATTTTGTGTTTGGATACTTGTTGGTGTTTAAAGTCCTTGGGTGAAAGTTTTCCGAGAGctaaaaggggggggggggggaacccctaattttaaaaccttggatctgcccccttttgtgcaattcaaaaactaagcaaaatttgaagttgagttcaaaagcaaagttgtaggtcttgtcaagaggtacaactttggtgttttgagtttttggagtttcaatacaaaattcaaagtaattttgaaaatgcaaatttccgaaaagtgttcccttttctaatttaaatctccaattcaaaatctatttggaattttaaaaaatggtcaacatgaaagttataGGGCTTGAAaaattgaacaactttcatgtcgggagtttttcaagttgttttggaaaatcaaaagtaattttggaatttctaatctgccccaattcaaaattagAATTTTTCCCAACTTGAGATTtggatttcaaactgtttggctcaaattcatccctttccatttgaaatcagccttggacccttaaagatgttttgtagtatTCAAAATTCTAAACAAGTTTTATTTTGGCAGAAATTTGACTTCTGTTCAAATTTTTGTTGTTTTTCGCAAAAAGGCAGAAGGGGCTTTTGGGGAAGGGGGGGGATAAGTTCTAGCCCCTGTTCACGGCGGTGGACCGCCGAGCTTGGGCCGGCGTTTGCCAGCGCGTGAGCGCCGTGTCACCTCGTCCCAACATGCATCCGTCTCCGTGGCATCGAGTAGCAGCTGCTGGCGCCTCTGCTTGCTTCGTGGCGTTCCATCCTGAGCTTGCCGACCTTGTCTTGCCACCGGAGCACCGACGGGCAGCGGCTCGTTCAACTCCAAATTCACCGCAGCGGTTGATCCTCATCCAAATTCACCGAGGCCATAAAGTGGTTACCTCCTTGTGCACCTTCCGAACCTATCCTTTCTGTCTCTTTCGCACCAGGGCCCCGGAGTTCGTCGTCTTTCTCTCCGCCGGCGACAGAGCGCCGCCGTGGGCACTTCATCGTGGCCTGGCCATCCCGTaaggctttgagtcgaggtgagGGGCGTTGGAGCTTCACCTTGATGTCCTACAACTCATGCTCTCTCTCTTTTCCTTTGGGCGCGAGCAGGATCACCGGAACGACGCCGTTGAGCTCGGAGCGTCCGCCCGACGGCACCGCCTCCGTTGCCCAAAGCTTCGGCTAACTCCCCGGGTCCCGCAATGTGAGCACCGTGCTCCTCCATCCACCCCGAACCTCCCTGTCTCTTTCGTTTGCTCTCTACCGggccctagtggccggccgacagtcggccatggcggccgcccgcTCTTCTCGTGACCGAGGTGGTAGAGATAGGGTAGAGTGCGGTTAGAAGGTGCCAACGGGGCCGCTAACTCGAGGCGAAGCTGATGCGCGCACGTGCGGGGGCCGAAGGCCTCGCTACCGGCCGTTGGAGCGGCGGCAGTGTTGCCGTGCGCGTTGAAGACGAAACTGACGGGTGGGGTATCCCCGTCAGTGTCTtgcagagagaggggagggggcagGTGCAGCGCGCGGGCCGTCTTGGGCCGGTCCAAGCAGGCCGTCGGTGCAGCACAGTgcattttcttttttcctttttggttaaaaaaatacttgatgtttgaaattgtgtaaTAAATTGTGTAGTGATTCAAAATTagtgaaaatttttgtgtaggttcCAGAGAATATAAGAAGTGTAGGAAAAATGTTAGACTTTATTTTCTGATAATTTGTATGTACATATAAATTGCCTCTGTTTATTACTAAATAAATcttccatgaattttaataatttatgggtatatccaaaaatcatgaaatttaatatgtgaacTTGTGTTACTGTTATCTAGCTTCAGGATTATTTTCAGCTCTTTTTGATAAAGTATGCTCTgtttcttaataaagctatttaaaataagtataaaagaaatagaaataattaatccttttaggatttgagtggtattttggattgattgacaaccagtggtcacttagcatgatatgctccctggttatgatttattttatataaatgatctttgttgttTGATAGATACCCAATATTGCTTGATAAAAATGATAAAGTTTGTTTAGTAGTAATCTATGCTTTGATAGCTAGCTTGGtttgtttctttaccatgaaggtacgttgtactcgaggtagtcatgtttgttgttatcatccaagaacatgtaacctgtctttatcatgccatgagtatatcataatcatgcatatgcacttttacgtatagaatacgctccggaagaatctgatcctcagtgggttgcttccgagtttgtggatcttTCGGGCTTTGCTGAGTTGCCAAACttcccttccggtcaaggcaagccccagacattaaaccctatccttgtattttcataaagtcatttatatcacttgagttaatatgatgcattaggtgaataggagttgggtgaatcctatttgctgcattatctaccttgatgatttcaatattaaccttaatacttgttttatgaaaatacttagtatgcttagccctgtttattagataggttttcaaacgagaaagtttgaagggttgttgtggaatacttctaaggtcaataatgtttcaaattgagaccggtcggtggacttgctttaagaatggagtcttaaagtagtgtctccaactgtgtcgattaaggaccgtaccgttgttggcctgttgtgattgagatctttgagtacagcccacatgcggtggtaagccttacctatagctattccgatacttgagaacggctaaccgcgtactaggagtggagagatggcgagagtagcgtgtacccaccttacggatctgagatgaccgggaaacatctagattggctgtaggatggtggtgtactgtactctcgggtgacgctggacccgttcttgtatgggaggatctatagaaaaggttgacatatgcaagattaagttctacatatgtcgtgtggtactgaatccccagctgggtttaatcgattcgaatcgccgtgtttcctcggatatggagcctcaatcctcaccccatcatcgtagtaataagtgaatctttggtataagaaagatatggtttgcttatgaaagtttgataataatttggttagtcataaatgataACCTTGAGTTAAAtcttgaaagtaggttttactcttagtaagcttttatgcgaaagaaatgctttgatcttgctaaagctttaccttgaatccctatagcctgcatacctgagtcttcacctcttttatagtcggttaagtcttgttgagtacttttgtactcagggtttattaacccatgttgcaggtgaaccttTTGATCAACCTTTTGAGGGTCGTTGTTTCttcactcttgtggaggagagtgatgatgatgaatctgatgtgtgaccttgggcaagtaaaacttgttgtgtgatctatggtttatgtaatataaagttccgaaccttttatgtactaaatacttatggtttgtaaccgttgaacttaagtttcaatcaatgttatgtaacctttccgcttttactctgatttctcttatctatgaaatgttgtgatactgtgatgcttgatgagggaattcctggaaagaatgtaacgtggatgattcgggtttcccgaggacacccgacagacttcttgagtcatttggaactcatgcacgccgatcagaagtctttgggacaatgatgggtgcatgtgggccacttaattcgggaggttctgccacacttGTTTATAACTAAAATTAACCTTACATCGTTCATCTATATGATCCCTGTTACAAATGGTATACAAATACAGATATAGACAATTGcatacacacatgcacacacacaATCCTAAGAATTCGTGCACACCATATCCTTAGGGTGTCTCCAGCGGGGTAGAAGATTTTGCCAACTAAGGTGGCCTGTGAGGGAATAAAAAACTAGAAACGCTAGACACCCTAACTAATAATTATGGATGTGGGCCTAGAACAGTGATGACATAACTTTTTGAATGTCATGCGAGATATGTGATGGAAGACTCGCTAACgagctacttttttttttgttgcatcTCTCCTCCACGTAGGATGTCAGCCGACGACATAGCTGACCGTTGGGGATGCCCTTACGAACACCACCTAGAAATTGGACACGATACCTACTAACAAAAAATAGCACTATTAGAACATCAGAAAAAATGATCAAGCATCATGGCAAGTTTAAAACTTGAACTTAGATTGACAGATTCTATCATAGAGAATCTAATCAACTAAGCTATAACCAACTTGCACACTAAAACCAACTTGGCCATGGGTAGTTCAGATCAAGTTTCTATCACACGGAACCTAATGAGCTAGCTAAGCTATAAGCTATACACACATACTCCCTTTGTTCACGAATTTAAGGACTCCAACGATTTCATTTATCCATAAGTTGGTTGCTAGGGTTTGTCATTGTTATGACATCGATTAATTCTTTCTATTATAAAAAAAGTGCATTTCTATACATGCACATGGACACGCTTGATTTGTGTATTTCCAAATGCATACTTAGAAGGTAAAAACATACTTATTTTGGGACGAAAAGTGTGGCCGAATAGACATATTTTAGTTGTGTTGCCCTAAGTTAGGTGCTTGATAGAGCGTACATTCATTATTTTCTTATCATACTTAATTCTTCTAAACTCATGCAACTCCTTGAACGTGTAGATTATTTTTAGAAAAGGGAAGAGAACTTCCCGCCTTTACATGTACGCACACAATGTTTACAATATTACACAATTTATGCGATATTAATGAATAATCAAGAGATGTAGGGAGTATGTTTATACTACTTGCTATGTCCAAAAAATAATCAATTCCTATAACCATCCTAAATCAAACTATTTTATGTCATAAATCTAGGTACTCTTTTGTCTATAAATTTGTTTAAACtctctataaatatatttaatttGGGACATATGCATGGATTAATAAAAAAAGGAACTTATATTTTCTAGGGCCAACCAAGTGCTCCCTCCGTCgtaaaaagagtgtcgttttaggtttctgtgccacaagtttgactcgatttgtagaaaatacgtgcaatatttatatctctaaataaatttgttaaaaaactagacttaaagatcttttcaataatattaattatatattataaatattaatattttttactatatatttagttaaagttatttctcgaaaaacgaaaacgacacttattttgaaACGGAGTGAGTACTCCATTACATCTTTCAACTGCCGGAGCAACAGAGGTTGAAGTACTCGTTTTGATGGCGGCATTCATAGGTGGTGATGAAAATGAAGTGGTACTCCCGTAGGAATCACCGCATCGAGATTCTCATAAACATGCAAGCTCACGCCGCAGTGAGGTGTCGGAGCCTTGACCCTGAATTTCACGCATAAACTGTTTCTTGATGCTATCGACTGTGCAGAGGGGAGCAAGCAGCAAGGACACACTTGTGTCTGTGCTCCATAAACCCATGCACCTACAAATTGTACCGCCAAAAGAGCATCGCAACTTTTCACAAAAGCAACCAAAGGGTGGGGTTCTTGACAAGACACAGTACAATTTTCAAGTGGAGGTGGACCGCTACACTGTAATTTCATTTtcaccttaggccttgtttagtttctaaaattttcaaaatttttcacatcgaatctttagacgcatgtatgaaacattaaatatagataaaaataattaattacacagtttgtttataatttgtaagataactttttaagtctagttagtctataattgaataataattattaaatacaaacgaggCCTTAGTTGTTCTCAAACCGACGCGTGTTAAATTTCATGCGTTAACAATgatctcaggccttgtttagtttgctttttatttgataaacattgtccaatcatagagtaactaggctcaaaagattcatctcacaaattacaggtaaactatgtaattagtttttattttcgtctatatttaatgcttcatgcatgtgaccaaagattcgatgtgacgaaaaatcttaaaaaattttgtgaactaaacaaggcctcagtgcaGATTAGTGGACTATAATTTTTTggcagaaaaagaaaagatttgAGCATTTTTTTTTATTGATGGACGAGTAAAGGGTCAATGAGGTGCCAAGATGGCCACAAGTTAAGTGGCATCCACTAAGCAGCACGAAAACAACCTCACTATCTTATTCAACAACAAATGGGACATGATAGCCGCCATTCACATATAATATAACACAGTATAATACTCTTTAAAAAACACATCATAATTCGCCGACAATAAGAGATTATCTATCTATCATTCATACGTGCGGCAAATGAACTACTACTCTTTAAGTATTTGGACCTATTTTTTGAAACGACAATTGAATCTTGCCAGCTCGTATTCGAGTTGAGTCCACCAAACACCTCACCAAACAATAtatatactttcaaatacaaaaAAATACAAATTTCATTAAACACGTGCAAAGTACATTACATTCCAAAGTCCAAACCAAATTGACCCTAAGAAAACTCCTTGATCACCCCtgacaaaaaataataattacacATCTGCCCCTCAGCAACCACCACCAACCCGAGAGAGATAACCATATACTCGCAACaatatcttttcttttcttttgtataAAACACCCGTCTCCGTCTCCGGTGAGCAGGAGAAGGGGGAGGGAGGAGGCCAAGGACGCAGCCGCGAAGCCAAGCCCACCCGATCCAGTCCCTGCCGCCCTGCCCCAGCTCGTCTCTCAGGTCGCCGTGCCACTGCCAGTCCCGCGAGCAGCTCAGATTCACGAGCTCGTCTCCTAGATCTTGCGCCGTTTGGCTGAATTCTGTTCTTTGGGAGCAAAGAGGTAGTTTTGGCCGAGAAGGCCGGCTCTGGGCTGCTTCCTGGTGTTCTTGCTGCGGTTGCTTGATCGAAATGTGACCTTTGCAGGTGCTGGTTGGCGGCGTTGTTTGGTGCTTTGGGGGCGGCGAGTTTTTGCGTTCTCCCGCTGTGCTTGTGTTGCTGCTGCGGCGGGGTGGAGATGGGGGTGGCGGGGGAGAAGTTCCAGTTGGGGACGGTGGGGGCGCTCAGCCTCTCGGTGGTGTCCTCCGTCTCCAtcgtcatctgcaacaaggctCTCATGAGCTCCCTCGGCTTCAACTTCGGTATGAGATCCAATCTTGTGCGAGATGCTTGGCTCCTTTCCGTTCAGCTACTGTTTGGCTATTAGATGCTTCTGCTCCATGTTTTTTACTCGTATATGCTGTCTGCTGAGGCGCGATGTTAAGATTAGTCCAGGCGGGTTCTAGGAGCAGTGTGAATTGGTGGGTGCTGCACAGCGTTTTTGTGCTGTGAATTGGTATGAGGAGACTGATGCTGCCAGAAATTTCACAGCTTCAGCGGCAAACACAGATTAGCTTGTGCGTCCAGGGGAATATCTGTGGATTGAATATTTGGTGTTGTGAGTTGGAAAATGAGTGAACTGTGAGTTCATATGATAGGGCTAAGGTGACTTACTGGAATTGGTTATGCCGTGGAAAAGGGGCTAGGTTCAGCTTAAGTGATACCAAAATGGTCTCTGTGATCTTTAGCAGCAAAACACGTCGTGCTTTTGCTATTGATTGCACATGGATACGTTTTTACCGTTTGATCTATTTTTGGCATCCGATCGCATTAATTTACATTGATATCTTGTGTCGCTACGTGTCGTGAAGTGACAGTCCGTCTACAAACAGACAATAATAGCAAAGAAGGCAGGTTTTCCGCCAAGTTTTAATGAAATGCGGTATTTGTTTCGCAGCCACTACTTTGACAAGCTGGCATCTCCTGGTCACGTTTTGTTCTCTCCATGTGGCATTATGTATGAAGCTCTTTGAGCACAAACCTTTCGATGCAAGGACCGTCATGGGATTTGGAGTGCTCAATGGCATATCGATTGGACTTCTTAACTTGAGTCTGGGTTTCAATTCTGTTGGTTTCTATCAGGTATACATCCCCTTTTTATTTCTCTAGTTATTTGTATTCATCCGAACTTAAGGTTTATTGGATGATCTGGCACTAATTTCTTATTCGGCCCCATAACATGATGTACTGTAATCAGTAAAGGTATGTCAGGATGGGCCAAAAACGCCCTAGAAACATGGTTTCAGTTTGACACTAATAATGCCACTCCATCTCGCATCTAATCACTCCACCAAACTCATAACGAAATATTGTGTATGTTCAGATGACAAAGCTGGCTATTATTCCCTGTACTGTTATATTGGAGACCCTTTTCTTCAGGAAGAAATTTAGGTTTGTTTTGTAATACGTCATGTGTTTTATGCAGCTCTATAATATATCATCTAATCTTTTTCACTGACCTTACTGTGCAGTCGGAATATCAAACTCTCCCTTAGCGTGCTCCTTGTTGGTGTTGGTGTTGCAACTGTAACTGATCTGCAACTCAACACTGTGGGATCTGTACTGTCACTGCTGGCAATCATCACAACCTGTATTGCTCAGATTGTATCCTTTCAATTGGACATATACTCATCATTTTCTTCTGTGTCACATCTGTCACAAAATCATTTGCACAATACAAACTTTGATGTGTTTGAGGTTATTAATATTACAAAATAAGGGGGCAAAGCACTAATATGTTAACAATAGAAGCTAATTCTTCTGTATTATTTTGTGTACCTGTTGAGCATAAATTTCAAACATGTTATACATTGCCGTGTTTAGCATTGGTCATCAGCTTATTGCACATCAGCACATTCATCTTAATGTGGTGATATGCATATTTCCAGCACATTTCATTAAAAAGGGGATTGTTGCCACTAAAGCAGTCTTTAGTTTGACTATTAATGTCCTGAGACGTAGTCCTTAACAAGCATCAGATGACAAATACAATACAGAAGAAGTTCAAGGTATCTTCAACGCAGCTTCTGTACCAATCTTGCCCATACCAAGCATTGACTTTGTTCCTTATCGGTCCATTCCTTGATGGATTTTTGACTAACCAAAATGTCTTTGCTTTCGATTACACAACTCAAGTTCTGGTAAGCATTAAATCAGGTTttagggagtttaaattaactGTTATATTACTTCATCTGATTATGGGTCTGCATTTATTCTCTGCAGTTTTTCATCGTGTTGTCATGCCTGATTTCAGTCTCAGTAAACTTCAGTACTTTTCTCGTGATTGGGAAGACATCTCCTGTAACTTACCAAGTTCTTGGCCATCTGAAAACATGCTTGGTTCTCACCTTTGGCTATGTTCTGCTTCACGATCCGTTTAGCTGGAGAAACATACTTGGAATCCTAATTGCGGTAATTGGGATGGTTTTGTATTCATACTTCTGCACTAGAGAGACTCAGCAAAAACCAGCAGAAGTCTCCCCACAAGTAATTCAGGTATGTTCTGCAATGGCTAGCTAAGTTCcatgaataatattgtgttttgAGCAGATAAATTCCATGGATAGTATCGGGTTTTGAGCAGATAACATTCAAACAGATAAACTCCATGGACGTTTGAAACTGAAATTCTTATTAGTCGACAAAACATTACCTGCGTAGCATGTGTTTCAGTGCAACTACTGTTGGATTGACATCTATAAATTTTTATTGTTCCATTAATCTTTTGTCATCTTTTCACTTGATATGCAACATTTATATTTTTGTGGAAACATTACTACGTTTTTCTAGCTCTGTAGAAGCTTTCTTGACAAGTTGCATGCTATTGACATCACAGGCGAaagagggtgaatcaaaccctctGATCTCAGACTCCCTGAGCGctgctgaaaacgggggcagtgCCACCGACGACGAACCTCTGAAGGTACCAATGTGGAGCTCAAAGTACTCGAAGGCGTGAAGGCTGTTCTGTTACTAGTGTACGGTGCTATACAGAATTCAGCTTGGTTAGGCAGATACTAGGGTTGGAAGGCAACCCTGTTCCTGTTCCATTTTTGGccttctattttttttcttcctttcTGGCATATACTATAAATATATGTGCTGTCAGTAAATGGATCTCACTCTTCAGAGGATAATACCTCAGCTCGAGACGAGTGGTCTGCCTGAAAGCTATTTTCTTATGCTCCACTCCACATGTGTAACTTGGTAGATGGACATGATGTCAACAGTAGTAGTTTGCATTCTTTTGTACTAGTAGTATATGTATATTTCTCAGTCTTCTGTTATGTATTCCTCGCGTTCCGCAAGCTTCTTGTCGCCCGCCATCTGCATCCTTCGCCTCCTTGTCGCCCGCCACCACCAGCATTCCGCCGCCCTCTTCACCGCTCTCTAAGCCACATtcctcgccggagaagaaaccACCGCGGCGGAGGTGGTCGCCCACAAGGCCACAACCACAAAGGTGCAGACAGAAGCTATCGGGCCTACTTGTCAGCTTTGCTCGCCCAAGTCCTGACGTCGATCCAGCGGTGCAACCTTATTACTACTATCTTTGGCCATAAAAGAATACAATTCTTGGATTTTAATGAGTCAAACAATttgaactttgactaaatttatattaaaaagtatatttttttatacaaaataagtatcattaaaatagttatagaatatatttttataataaatttatttagagatataaaaattaatattatttactataaagttggtcaaacttgaactcTATTGACAGGTATGGATACCATAATTGCATTTTCTTTGGACGGAGAGTATTAAGGttgcatttttttttgacaCAAGGGTTCCTGGACGGAAATATTTTAGGCCCATGTCATTTCTTCCAAGAAGGTTCAGACTGGGCCTTCATAGTCATAGGTCTAGACATTGTGGATATTGGCCCATTTAGAACTGGGCCTACTTCGGCTCAAGAGACTTACTTACCCAGCCCAAGCCCAAGAGCGATGGCGGGAAGAGGGCAGGAAACGGCGGGAAGCGCCGCCGCCAGTGGCGCCAAAACCCCAGCCGCTATAACACCCCTCCCTCCCCTCAGTCCTCTCGTCCCCTCGCCTGCCCACCTCACCCCGCCGTTGCTCCCGAGTCCCAAACCCCAGCGCGAGAGAAGAAGAGAGGGAGATGGTGGGGCCGCAGTACGATCTCGTCGGGAACCCACTGGGCGCGGTGCGCGCCACCTTCGAGAGGACGgctgccgccgcggcggcggagtCCGGAGGAGCCGACCCTGTGGCGGCCTTCCGGGGGAAGGATTGGGGCGCTGGCGACCTCTTCCGCTCCTTCCTCTTCGAGCAAGACGGCCTTGGCAAGGTGAACGATCATTCCTTGTTCTTTCTGTTTTTTTCCGGTTGCTTTACACTGATTTGCCTATGGATCTGGCCATCTGGGGTGGTGATTGAAGATATACATTGGCTAATCTTATAAATTGTGTCTCATTTAATTTCGATGCATCAATAATCTGTAGAAACAAGAACATGTGTTCGTTTTCATATTCTGAGGAGGAGGCACGCATTGTCGTATCGAGTTTGTAAATGAGGCTTCTAATGccaaagtaaaataaaattccaGGTTCCGGTGTTGGATGCATCAAATCTTGGATTGATCAAACCAAACACCCTGGTCCGGTACCGGGGAATGGTCCAGGATATGCTTGGGAATGAGTACTACATTGGTGCTTTCAAGGTACTGGACTGAGGCTCATAAGTTCTTGTGGAAACTGCCATTAGTGCCTGCTAAGCTTATTTTACTGTATCATCTGTGTAGGATGGGTCAACTTGGAGGACAAACAAGTTCACTGACGTCTCACCGTTCTCAATGCCGCATCCTTGTGATTCGCATCTTTGGGAGCGCCATCTCTTCCACTGTGTGCCTGTATGTTACTGCTTCCATGGCATTTTGTTTTTTCATTCTGTAACCCTAAAAGGTTTTTGGAccaggagatggaaatgagaatTCACCAGGATTTGTAATTGGTTCATTGCAGGCACCTGGACAAAATTCTTGGACACTGGAGTCTTCACCAGGACCTGATGTTCGCAGGATGACAAACTGCTTGGCACCTGAATTAAGAGAGAAAAGGAAGAGAGATGGGGATGATGATACTATGGATGTATGCTTTTTTACATGTTTCCTGCAAATAAATGCAGCTATTATTCCTGATGCCCACTGTTGAAGTGTTCTCATTGGTTGTATTTCTTTCATTCGACAGGTTTCAGAAAA from Sorghum bicolor cultivar BTx623 chromosome 3, Sorghum_bicolor_NCBIv3, whole genome shotgun sequence encodes the following:
- the LOC110434035 gene encoding UDP-xylose transporter 3-like, producing MGVAGEKFQLGTVGALSLSVVSSVSIVICNKALMSSLGFNFATTLTSWHLLVTFCSLHVALCMKLFEHKPFDARTVMGFGVLNGISIGLLNLSLGFNSVGFYQMTKLAIIPCTVILETLFFRKKFSRNIKLSLSVLLVGVGVATVTDLQLNTVGSVLSLLAIITTCIAQIMTNTIQKKFKVSSTQLLYQSCPYQALTLFLIGPFLDGFLTNQNVFAFDYTTQVLFFIVLSCLISVSVNFSTFLVIGKTSPVTYQVLGHLKTCLVLTFGYVLLHDPFSWRNILGILIAVIGMVLYSYFCTRETQQKPAEVSPQVIQAKEGESNPLISDSLSAAENGGSATDDEPLKVPMWSSKYSKA